A window of the Henckelia pumila isolate YLH828 chromosome 3, ASM3356847v2, whole genome shotgun sequence genome harbors these coding sequences:
- the LOC140887736 gene encoding protein trichome birefringence-like 38 — MVGFRHQNLLIQTLFHVVVLVLRANSEPLPDNFSSIPTSIKPDAASGCNLFQGRWVSNPSYPLFEPFSCPFIDPEFDCVKYGRPDKLYLKYSWSPDSCTMPRFNGLDLLKRWSGKKIMFVGDSLSLNQWISLACMIHVSVPNSQFKIVRQESLSSVTFQEYGVTIFLFRSTYLVDIKRESIGRVLKLDSIEQGDAWKGMDVLIFNSWHWWTHTGREQPWDYVQDGSTISRDMNRLVAFYKGLTTWARWIDQNVDPGKTKVFFQGVSPTHFQCNRVQQPLAGSTYPGGTPPEAEVVYRVLSRIAKPVFLLDVTTLSQLRKDAHPSAYSGDRSGIDCSHWCVPGLPDTWNQLLYAALVM, encoded by the exons ATGGTGGGTTTTCGGCACCAAAACTTGCTTATTCAGACCCTTTTTCATGTAGTAGTCTTGGTGCTGCGCGCGAACTCGGAGCCGCTACCCGATAATTTCAGCAGCATTCCCACAAGTATAAAGCCAGACGCTGCATCAGGCTGCAATCTGTTCCAGGGAAGATGGGTTTCCAACCCTTCGTATCCTCTCTTTGAGCCGTTCAGCTGCCCGTTTATCGACCCCGAATTCGACTGCGTCAAATATGGCCGCCCCGATAAACTCTACCTCAAGTATTCTTGGTCACCAGACTCCTGCACCATGCCCAG aTTCAATGGGTTGGATTTGTTGAAGAGATGGAGTGGGAAGAAGATAATGTTTGTTGGGGATTCATTGAGTTTGAATCAGTGGATTTCTCTTGCTTGTATGATTCATGTATCGGTTCCCAATTCTCAGTTCAAAATCGTCAGACAGGAGTCGCTCTCTTCTGTGACTTTTCAG GAATATGGAGTAACGATATTTCTTTTTCGGTCAACATACTTGGTAGATATAAAAAGAGAGAGTATTGGGAGAGTATTGAAGTTGGACTCCATTGAACAAGGTGATGCATGGAAAGGCATGGACGtgctcatattcaattcatggCATTGGTGGACTCATACAGGGAGAGAGCAACC ATGGGACTATGTACAAGATGGTAGCACCATATCCAGAGACATGAACCGCCTGGTTGCATTTTACAAAGGGCTAACCACATGGGCTCGATGGATCGACCAAAACGTCGATCCCGGCAAGACCAAAGTTTTCTTCCAGGGCGTTTCTCCCACCCACTTTCA GTGTAACAGAGTTCAACAGCCTTTGGCTGGGTCAACATATCCAGGCGGGACGCCGCCCGAGGCTGAAGTTGTTTACAGGGTACTGAGCAGGATTGCGAAACCAGTGTTTCTGTTGGATGTTACTACTCTGTCTCAGTTGAGGAAAGATGCTCACCCGTCGGCATACAGTGGGGATCGTTCCGGGATCGACTGCAGCCATTGGTGCGTCCCTGGATTACCGGATACTTGGAACCAGTTGTTATACGCAGCTCTGGTGATGTGA